A stretch of the bacterium genome encodes the following:
- a CDS encoding DUF192 domain-containing protein produces MKIIIIGLFILALATLSCQEKKTNTLPTTQETPSAHSQKTKEQYTPKLPTHKLQIDTFSITVEVAKNNNDRMRGLMFRTYLPDTAGMLFIFEDELPHSFWMKNTLIPLSIAFIDADWVITDIKWMKPGDLSSHYPSKPVLYALEMKRGWFSSRGIKPGDKVKFSN; encoded by the coding sequence ATGAAAATAATAATAATCGGTTTATTCATACTCGCACTCGCGACCCTTTCTTGCCAAGAGAAAAAAACAAATACACTACCTACAACACAAGAGACACCCTCGGCACATTCTCAAAAGACTAAAGAGCAATACACACCGAAACTCCCAACTCATAAATTGCAGATAGATACCTTCTCTATAACGGTCGAAGTGGCCAAAAACAACAATGATCGCATGCGCGGCCTGATGTTCAGAACCTATCTTCCGGATACGGCTGGGATGCTCTTCATTTTTGAAGATGAACTCCCGCATTCTTTTTGGATGAAAAACACCCTTATTCCGTTATCAATAGCCTTTATCGACGCGGATTGGGTGATCACTGATATTAAATGGATGAAACCCGGGGACTTATCTAGCCACTATCCATCTAAACCGGTGCTTTACGCCCTCGAGATGAAGCGTGGCTGGTTCTCCAGCCGTGGTATTAAACCAGGCGACAAAGTTAAATTTTCCAATTAG
- a CDS encoding (2Fe-2S)-binding protein — translation MRIIEHPILTFKRGKKVTFTCDGMPLEGFEGEPVAAALHDAGITTLSYSLRHKRPRGFYCAIGHCSSCLMEVNGRPNVRVCTEPLCEGMVVKTQEGKGVLK, via the coding sequence TTGCGAATAATCGAACATCCAATTCTTACATTTAAAAGAGGCAAAAAAGTAACTTTCACCTGTGATGGCATGCCCTTAGAAGGTTTCGAGGGCGAACCTGTCGCTGCTGCACTTCACGATGCGGGTATCACAACGCTCAGTTATTCTCTGCGACATAAAAGGCCTCGAGGATTTTATTGCGCCATCGGACACTGTAGCAGTTGTCTCATGGAGGTTAATGGCAGACCCAACGTGCGTGTCTGCACAGAACCGCTTTGCGAGGGGATGGTCGTTAAAACACAAGAGGGAAAGGGGGTGTTGAAATGA